The stretch of DNA AGTGTATCTGTCAGCCACATCGTGTAGGCCTACATGTCAACCCTTGTGACTGTACGAGCCAACCAATACCGTGGGAGACCTTCATTTGTGTCGGTGTCTACAAGTagagaggaagaaaaaaacaTATCATACCTTCAGAGCCCAAGTAATGGTCCAATGGGAGAGCGTGAAAAAACAAGAAACAAATGAAAGAAAGTGTTAAAAACATAACAGGTTTAAATGCTGTGTCCCATTTGCGTTTCATTTCACACACTTACAAGAAGAATGACCCATAGCAGAATGGTGTTAAGCATTTTATGGACATCTCCACTTTCCGAACACTTAAAGCAGCTACATCTCTACTGATGGTAATAAAGCTGCTATGAAGTAACAAAATGCATGTATTCATACTCTCGTTCATTCTCTCCATGGGCCTTAAAGCTGTAGGCTTGTGCCACTAGTGTCACTTTCTCTGTGCTCACTTTACACAGAGGCTGGTTTTGAGTGACAAATAGCCTTTCTTGGCTGGAACATTCTTCATTATGTACTTGAATGGTGCCATTATGACCCTGGGGTGACCTTCAAATTGCCATTTTCGCATCTAGGCTGGAGACCAGAGTAGATAAGCTTGCCCTCGGTTGTCAAAGACAATAGAAATGTACACAAATATCACCAGCAAGATTTTCCTGAAAAATAACTGGCATTCACACAGTTAGATATTAAAGATGTATTCCACAGTTAGCTTACTTGATAAAGTTTCTTATGTTTTCACGGCAGAACAAATACTCAGGCAGACGTTTGACAATTACTCCTGCCTGATATGCATTCAACAACGGTTAAAACAATCTAAATTTGAAAGAATTCTGTCCATCTCCAGAATGAGTCTTGAACCTCTTCCAATACAAGGTAAGTGTGAAAACAGGTGAGATGGAATTCCAGGATGACTAACCCAGGTGTCGCTTCAGTGGTCAAATGAAGCAAACAGCCAAGGTCAAGGGGAATTAAATATGTTTCTATACTATTTTCAGTGAACTTTGCCCTCCgctccaccaccaccagccaaaGGGCTGGGATGAAGGAGTTCTAGTACAGATCATCACACACAGTAAGCAAGCAGACCAAACAAATATAAATgtcttctctccctcatcccacCACTGCTCGACCTCAGAAAGACGCTTTTAATTTGAAAAATGTTACATTACCATAGTTGAATATTTTGATCCACTCTCAAGAGCTTCACTGGTTTCATCTGGGCTCTTCCTTAGTGTTAAATCAGAAGGCAGGGTGCTGTCATTGTAAGATCTGACAAACTTGAAGTCACTGGTGCGTGAGCCCGTTGTCAGGTATGCATCATAGTTATAAGAACTGCGCAGAGTTCCAGCTCCATCCACCTCTGCATAGTTGGGAGGGAAATACGCGCTGGGAATGGCGACTGCTCCATCAAACAACATTCTAGGCTTTCTACTGCGGCAGAACCTCATGGCCAGAATGAGAATAATGAAGGTCAGGAAAAAGGTGGAGACAGAGACCAGTGCAATGATCAAATAGGAAGTTAGTTTGGAACGATCTTCATAAGTCATGTCTTTCAGTTCTGGAACTTCAGCCAAGTTATCTGATATGAGTAAATATACATCacaggttgtagagagagagggctgtccgTTATCTTTCACTGATATAACAAGGTTCTGCTTCATATTGTCAGATTCAGAAATGTCCCGCTGGGCCCTGATCTCTCCGCTGTGGAGACCAATAGTGAAAAGTCCCAGATCAGTCGATTTCAAGATCTGATATGACAGCCACGCATTTTGTCCAGAGTCAGCATCCACAGCTATCACCTTGGAAACCAGTGACCCCGCCAGAGCAGCTTTGGGGACCATCTCAGTCATCAAGGAGTTCCCTGCTGGAGCAGGGTATAATATCTGGGGAGAGTTATCATTCTCATCTGTTATGAAGACACTCACTGTCACGTTACTGCTGAGTGGAGGGGAACCATTGTCTCTGGCTACAACGTGGACTTTGAAGTTCCTGAACTGCTCATAATCAAATGCTCTCACTGCGTGGATCACCCCCGTGTCTCCGTTAATGGATAGAAATGAGGACACCGGAACACCATTCATCTCACTGGGCAATAGAGAATAGACCACTGTGCCGTTCTGTCTCCAGTCTGGGTCTCTGGCAGTAACAGAACACATAGAGGAGCCAGGCGTGTTATTTTCAGTCACATAGGTGCTATAGGATTGTTCTTCAAACGCAGGAGGATTGTCATTCACGTCTGACACAGATAAATTAATCGTTTTTGAGGAGGATAAAGGTGGAGACCCCTCGTCAGTGGCAGTGATAGTTATGTTATAATCTGATATTATCTCTCGGTCTAGTTCACTAGTTGTTACCAGAGAATAATAGTTTTTGATTGAGGGGTTTAGTTTGAAAGGAACATTTTGTTGAATGGAGACGTGGACCTGTTTATTTCCCTCCGAGTCTTTATCCTGTACATTGATGATGCCCACCTCTGTGCCAGTTAACACGTTCTCAGGGATGGGATTTTTTAAAGATTTTAGGAATATCACAGGTACATTGTCATTTACATCTGTGATTTCGACAATTACTTTTGTGTTGGAAACCAACCCTGATCCGTCTTGCGCCTGGATACGCATTTCATAATATGTTTCTGTTTCAAAATCTATTGGTCCAATGACTTTCATTTTTCCAGTCTTCTTTTCAACGGAAAATAGCCTCGCTGCTTTATCAGATATTCGACTGAAATCGTAGCTCACTTCCCCATTGTGTCCCTCGTCAGGATCCGTGGCACTAACTGTAGCTACTACGGTATCCAAAGGAGAATTTTCTGGTAGACTGACCTTATAGGCGTCCTGACTAAACACTGGAATATTGTCATTAGCATCCAACACAGTAACGTGTATAACTACAGTACCAGATCTCTGCGGAGTCCCACCATCAACCGCAGTAAGTAACAATGTCACCTCTTGCTGTTCTTCTCGATCTAATTCCTTCTCCAAAACTAACTCGCCATATTTCCCACCGTCTCTATTTGTATGAACAGCCAAAACAAAATGGTCATTCCTCTCCAGCGTATAGCTTTGAACTGCATTTAATCCAATGTCTGCGTCATGGGCTTCGTTTAAGGGAAAGCGTTGCCCTTTCACAGCCGACTCTACTATCTCTAATTGTATGCGTTCACTTGGAAATCGAGGTGAATTATCATTTAAATCCTGGATTTGAACAATAACACGGTGCAACTCTAAAGGATTTTCAAGCACCAGCTCGTATTTCAAAGCGCATGAACCCCTTGGGCCGCACAGCTCTTCTCTGTCTATTGTTTCAGCGACAATCAAATCCGCCGAGTTAGCGTTGATATCACAGTAGCGTCGACTGCTGCCGTCCAAGTCTAACCTAGCGTCACGAGCTGACATTCTCTTAGCATCCAGCCCCAGATCCTTGGCTATATTTCCGATCAATGATCCACGTTTCAGCTCTTCCGGTATAGAGTAGTTTATATCTCCATGGCTATGGTGCAGTTCGGACAGAGAAAGCAGTGTCACACAGAGTATTGAGAGCGAGAAACCATAGTGTCCCATCTTCGACATATGCCTGGAAGACAGAGATAATTCACAGAATAGGCCAGTTGTTCGTGATGGATAATTATTCAAACGGTTGGCTAAACGAAGAGAAAATAAGCATTGCATACATCCAGATTCTCCTACGATGTTATGTGACGCAGTTGGGTGTTTTCTTGCTTTTGAATATTACAGTTGTGGGAGGAGAGATACATATATTAGTTCAAGGTTGGTATATAGCGACACACTGAGTATTTCATTCAACACTGCATTtactgacaacaacaacaacaaaaaacggcCCAAAAAAGGTGTGGAGTTGGGGCGCAGGGAGCTTAGAAACCCATTTCTCAATGTTTGACAATTGAAGAAACAATCGATAGCCTACACTTCATAAGCTTTATATTATAGGGAACTATCAAAGTGAGATGTAGCCTCCTATCATTAGATCCGCTATAGGACTATAGAAGATTTCTAGAGAAGTTGGTAAATATCacgaaaaataaaaaaaaacagcagcaGGGTGCTGAAGCAAACAAACGTGATACTAAATCAAATCTATATTCACTGTATGGTCTTAAGTGAATCCTTATTTTATAAACGTCTGTATGCTCTGGTTTAAAAACTGAATAAGATtcgtgttttttttaaagaaaaactaCATTACACCTTGAATGATATGCAAAATAAATACACATCTAATGAAATAATGATTTCATTAGAAAAACACAAGACCAGAAAAAAAGTTTAACTACAGATAGCTTTAGTCATTCCATTGCAGAAGCCTGCAGAATGGTAGTCGCTATCCACAATAGTGGTGCTGAAACACCAAAGACCTCGAAAGGGCGAACGGCTACCATACGATCTCTTAAATGTTGTGTAGACACCACagaaaagaatgaaagaaagccaCTGTTGGCAAATATTTAGAGCCTTTGGCTACCCATTCAAGTTTCACTATGTTCAGAAATGATTTAGGAGTGCGACACTGATTGTCATGGACATAGTTCTTATTAGAGCGAGGAGCAAAACCAACGATGGCACAAAGTAAACAAACTAAAACAATTGACATGTATCGAATTAAATAGGCTACGCCGAGCACACCGAACTCACATTTAAATATGACAATTCGATAAATGATATCAGCACACTGTTATCTTACCTCATCACAATTTTCTGCATTGTTCAGAGTAATTATACTTTCGCCAAAAGGCTCAACTGGTTTCTTCAGTGTAACATCAGCAGGCAGTGTGCTGTCATTGTAAGATCTGACAAACTTGAAATCACTGGTGCGTGAGCCCGTTGTCAGGTATGCGTCATAATTGTAAGAACTGCGCAGAGTTCCAGCTGCATCCACCTCTGCATAGTTGGGAGGGAGATACGCGCTGGGAATGGCGACTGCTCCATCAAACAACATTCTGGGCTTTCTACTGCGGCAGAACCTCACGGCCAGGATGAGAATAATGAAAGTCAGGAAAAAGGTGGAAACAGAGACCAGACCAATGATCAAATAGGAAGTTAATTTGGAACTATCTTCGTAAGTCATGTCTTTCAGTTCTGGAACTTCGGCCAAGTTATCTGATATGAGTAAATACACATAACcggttgtagagagagagggctgtccgTTATCGTTCACTGATATAACAAGGTTCTGCTTCATTCTGTCAGATTCAGAAATGTCCCGATGTGCCCGGATCTCTCCACTGTGGAGACCAATAGTGAAAAGTCCCGGATCAGTCGATTTCACGATGTGATATGAAAGCCACGCGTTTTGTCCAGAGTCAGCATCCACAGCTATCACCTTGGAAACCAGGGACCCCGCCAGAGCAGCTTTGGGGACCATCTCAGTCATCAAGGAGTTCCCTGCTGGAGCAGGGTATAATATCTGGGGAGAGTTATCATTCTCATCTGTTATGAAGACACTCACAGTCACGTTACTGCTGAGTGGAGGAGAACCATTGTCTCTGGCTACAACATGGACCTTAAAGCTCCTAAACTGCTCATAATCAAATGCTCTCACTGCGTGCATCACTCCCGTGTCTCCGTTGATGGATAAAAATGAGGACACCGGAACACCATTCATCTCACTGGGCAATAGAGAATAGACCACTGTACCGTTCTGTCTCCAGTCTGGGTCTCTGGCAGTAACAGAACACATAGAGGAGCCCGGCTTGTTATTTTCAGTCATATAGGCGCTGT from Oncorhynchus kisutch isolate 150728-3 linkage group LG28, Okis_V2, whole genome shotgun sequence encodes:
- the LOC109873156 gene encoding protocadherin beta-16 isoform X21 encodes the protein MQCLFSLRLANRLNNYPSRTTGLFCELSLSSRHMSKMGHYGFSLSILCVTLLSLSELHHSHGDINYSIPEELKRGSLIGNIAKDLGLDAKRMSARDARLDLDGSSRRYCDINANSADLIVAETIDREELCGPRGSCALKYELVLENPLELHRVIVQIQDLNDNSPRFPSERIQLEIVESAVKGQRFPLNEAHDADIGLNAVQSYTLERNDHFVLAVHTNRDGGKYGELVLEKELDREEQQEVTLLLTAVDGGTPQRSGTVVIHVTVLDANDNIPVFSQDAYKVSLPENSPLDTVVATVSATDPDEGHNGEVSYDFSRISDKAARLFSVEKKTGKMKVIGPIDFETETYYEMRIQAQDGSGLVSNTKVIVEITDVNDNVPVIFLKSLKNPIPENVLTGTEVGIINVQDKDSEGNKQVHVSIQQNVPFKLNPSIKNYYSLVTTSELDREIISDYNITITATDEGSPPLSSSKTINLSVSDVNDNPPAFEEQSYSTYVTENNTPGSSMCSVTARDPDWRQNGTVVYSLLPSEMNGVPVSSFLSINGDTGVIHAVRAFDYEQFRNFKVHVVARDNGSPPLSSNVTVSVFITDENDNSPQILYPAPAGNSLMTEMVPKAALAGSLVSKVIAVDADSGQNAWLSYQILKSTDLGLFTIGLHSGEIRAQRDISESDNMKQNLVISVKDNGQPSLSTTCDVYLLISDNLAEVPELKDMTYEDRSKLTSYLIIALVSVSTFFLTFIILILAMRFCRSRKPRMLFDGAVAIPSAYFPPNYAEVDGAGTLRSSYNYDAYLTTGSRTSDFKFVRSYNDSTLPSDLTLRKSPDETSEALESGSKYSTMQKPPNNDWRFTQQGQRPGPSGAGPHPEGAGGAIVGTGPWPNPPTEAEQLQALMAAANEVSEATATLGPRYNAQFPMQHVPDYRQNVYIPGSTATLTANPQQMMPQPALQGPPQAMPQVDVPNAAQTPASKKKSTKKDKK
- the LOC109873156 gene encoding protocadherin beta-16 isoform X1, with translation MQCLFSLRLANRLNNYPSRTTGLFCELSLSSRHMSKMGHYGFSLSILCVTLLSLSELHHSHGDINYSIPEELKRGSLIGNIAKDLGLDAKRMSARDARLDLDGSSRRYCDINANSADLIVAETIDREELCGPRGSCALKYELVLENPLELHRVIVQIQDLNDNSPRFPSERIQLEIVESAVKGQRFPLNEAHDADIGLNAVQSYTLERNDHFVLAVHTNRDGGKYGELVLEKELDREEQQEVTLLLTAVDGGTPQRSGTVVIHVTVLDANDNIPVFSQDAYKVSLPENSPLDTVVATVSATDPDEGHNGEVSYDFSRISDKAARLFSVEKKTGKMKVIGPIDFETETYYEMRIQAQDGSGLVSNTKVIVEITDVNDNVPVIFLKSLKNPIPENVLTGTEVGIINVQDKDSEGNKQVHVSIQQNVPFKLNPSIKNYYSLVTTSELDREIISDYNITITATDEGSPPLSSSKTINLSVSDVNDNPPAFEEQSYSTYVTENNTPGSSMCSVTARDPDWRQNGTVVYSLLPSEMNGVPVSSFLSINGDTGVIHAVRAFDYEQFRNFKVHVVARDNGSPPLSSNVTVSVFITDENDNSPQILYPAPAGNSLMTEMVPKAALAGSLVSKVIAVDADSGQNAWLSYQILKSTDLGLFTIGLHSGEIRAQRDISESDNMKQNLVISVKDNGQPSLSTTCDVYLLISDNLAEVPELKDMTYEDRSKLTSYLIIALVSVSTFFLTFIILILAMRFCRSRKPRMLFDGAVAIPSAYFPPNYAEVDGAGTLRSSYNYDAYLTTGSRTSDFKFVRSYNDSTLPSDLTLRKSPDETSEALESGSKYSTMQKPPNNDWRFTQQGQRPGPSGQYRLVPHYSTQRSNNTGTTDRQNNGTYRYSTSTQQRWTPYGKARAGPHPEGAGGAIVGTGPWPNPPTEAEQLQALMAAANEVSEATATLGPRYNAQFPMQHVPDYRQNVYIPGSTATLTANPQQMMPQPALQGPPQAMPQVDVPNAAQTPASKKKSTKKDKK
- the LOC109873156 gene encoding protocadherin beta-16 isoform X7; this translates as MQCLFSLRLANRLNNYPSRTTGLFCELSLSSRHMSKMGHYGFSLSILCVTLLSLSELHHSHGDINYSIPEELKRGSLIGNIAKDLGLDAKRMSARDARLDLDGSSRRYCDINANSADLIVAETIDREELCGPRGSCALKYELVLENPLELHRVIVQIQDLNDNSPRFPSERIQLEIVESAVKGQRFPLNEAHDADIGLNAVQSYTLERNDHFVLAVHTNRDGGKYGELVLEKELDREEQQEVTLLLTAVDGGTPQRSGTVVIHVTVLDANDNIPVFSQDAYKVSLPENSPLDTVVATVSATDPDEGHNGEVSYDFSRISDKAARLFSVEKKTGKMKVIGPIDFETETYYEMRIQAQDGSGLVSNTKVIVEITDVNDNVPVIFLKSLKNPIPENVLTGTEVGIINVQDKDSEGNKQVHVSIQQNVPFKLNPSIKNYYSLVTTSELDREIISDYNITITATDEGSPPLSSSKTINLSVSDVNDNPPAFEEQSYSTYVTENNTPGSSMCSVTARDPDWRQNGTVVYSLLPSEMNGVPVSSFLSINGDTGVIHAVRAFDYEQFRNFKVHVVARDNGSPPLSSNVTVSVFITDENDNSPQILYPAPAGNSLMTEMVPKAALAGSLVSKVIAVDADSGQNAWLSYQILKSTDLGLFTIGLHSGEIRAQRDISESDNMKQNLVISVKDNGQPSLSTTCDVYLLISDNLAEVPELKDMTYEDRSKLTSYLIIALVSVSTFFLTFIILILAMRFCRSRKPRMLFDGAVAIPSAYFPPNYAEVDGAGTLRSSYNYDAYLTTGSRTSDFKFVRSYNDSTLPSDLTLRKSPDETSEALESGSKYSTMQKPPNNDWRFTQQGQRPGPSGTYRYSTSTQQRWTPYGKARAGPHPEGAGGAIVGTGPWPNPPTEAEQLQALMAAANEVSEATATLGPRYNAQFPMQHVPDYRQNVYIPGSTATLTANPQQMMPQPALQGPPQAMPQVDVPNAAQTPASKKKSTKKDKK